A genomic stretch from Thermomonospora umbrina includes:
- a CDS encoding RNA polymerase sigma factor: MAFDERTEELAVKAAQGDQNALNELLRTIEPDVMRHAARFLPCRQDAEEACQDALLQVARNIHRFEGRSKFSTWLHVVVANSARSTYRSLKRRSVEQAGELPQQRPDPRRTSVIAGSRVDILDAMENLEARKPDLIQALVLRDISQLEYAEIAEQLGLPLGTVKSRIHEARKQVRQTLGESYT; encoded by the coding sequence ATGGCGTTTGACGAACGTACCGAGGAACTGGCCGTCAAGGCGGCCCAGGGCGACCAGAACGCGCTCAACGAACTGCTTCGCACGATCGAACCGGACGTGATGCGGCACGCCGCCCGTTTTCTGCCCTGCCGCCAGGACGCGGAGGAGGCGTGCCAGGACGCGCTGCTCCAGGTGGCCCGCAACATCCACCGCTTCGAGGGCCGCTCCAAGTTCAGCACCTGGCTGCACGTGGTGGTGGCCAACTCGGCACGTTCCACTTACCGTTCGCTCAAGCGGCGCTCGGTGGAGCAGGCCGGCGAACTTCCGCAGCAGCGCCCCGACCCGCGCCGCACCAGCGTGATCGCCGGCTCCCGGGTCGACATCCTGGACGCCATGGAGAACCTGGAGGCCCGCAAGCCGGACCTCATCCAGGCCCTGGTGCTGCGCGACATCTCCCAACTGGAGTACGCCGAGATCGCCGAACAGCTCGGCCTGCCCCTCGGGACGGTCAAGTCGAGGATCCACGAGGCCCGCAAGCAGGTCCGCCAGACCCTCGGCGAGTCCTACACCTGA
- a CDS encoding serine/threonine-protein kinase: MPIPSSVGRYRIDRVLGSGAFASVWLAHDDALAAPVAIKVLSGSLLDDLDVRNRFLEEARILRRADSERLVRVHDIGELPDGRPYFVMSYADRGTLGDRMRERTLPVAQAVALAEEIAHGVQVINRFGVIHRDLKPSNVLFQSTSDGGERLLIADLGLAKAIAHASGAFTLPVGTPGYMSPEQARFGGGLDVRADVYGLGALTYHMLTGKAPGPAPIKKRPSELRAELTPEFDRVILRAMEVDRENRWPTAEAFAHALATLRPSVGPLPPPVSPGPEPEPATAPDVKSPQATGGGPDDQRTAQVPLPPPSGRPGQGVPQPQPQPRGPVGAGGPPEDEFERTVVDRPREYDAPPQGPPPEDPGEDRTIAISRDQFPSPPPPGPQGRGAGSSEGATAAFPTPGGPPGPGGPGGFGPGGSGPGGAGGYGTGGPGPGGSGDFGARGPGPGGPGAGGHGPGGPGDFGAGGHGPGGPGDFGPGGPGPGGPEDFGAGGPGPGGPGAGGPGPGGAGNFGAGGHGPGGPGGYGAGGPGPGGPGDFGPGGPGPGGPGGYGVGGPGPGGPLPGPGGGPGAGGKGNKRLVALGIGAGIVVIALVGGLILGMLGDDDDGPAVPPKPTTPQDFTPVNDASGKIKVSVPRVWRPLAQPPTWTPSSVGLAADAQSRPVLRATSGTFEQFLDSAARTPGVFIGLTTDGARGKLPPARVSSHDQCTKGQPESYTSPDKALTGTITRYTACRTGTPTVTEVGLTDRSGRFGAWIRVKEIDDRRLTTPILNTLKLAAP, encoded by the coding sequence GTGCCCATACCGTCTTCAGTCGGCCGTTACCGAATCGACCGCGTCCTCGGCTCCGGGGCGTTCGCCTCGGTGTGGTTGGCGCACGACGACGCGCTGGCCGCCCCCGTCGCCATCAAGGTACTGTCCGGAAGCCTCCTGGACGATCTCGACGTGCGCAACCGGTTCCTGGAAGAGGCCCGCATCCTCCGCCGGGCCGACTCCGAGCGACTGGTCCGGGTGCACGACATCGGCGAGCTGCCGGACGGCCGTCCCTACTTCGTCATGTCGTACGCCGACCGCGGGACGCTGGGCGACCGGATGCGGGAACGGACGCTCCCGGTCGCGCAGGCGGTCGCCCTCGCGGAGGAGATCGCGCACGGCGTCCAGGTCATCAACCGGTTCGGCGTGATCCACCGCGACCTCAAACCGTCCAACGTGCTGTTCCAGTCCACCTCGGACGGCGGCGAACGGCTGCTGATCGCCGACCTCGGCCTGGCCAAGGCCATCGCGCACGCCTCCGGGGCCTTCACGCTGCCGGTGGGCACGCCGGGGTACATGTCGCCCGAACAGGCCCGCTTCGGCGGCGGGCTGGACGTGCGCGCCGACGTGTACGGGCTGGGCGCGCTGACGTACCACATGCTGACCGGCAAGGCCCCGGGACCCGCGCCGATCAAGAAGCGCCCGAGCGAGCTGCGGGCGGAGCTGACGCCGGAGTTCGACCGGGTGATCCTGCGGGCCATGGAGGTCGACCGGGAGAACCGGTGGCCGACCGCGGAGGCCTTCGCCCACGCCCTGGCCACCCTCCGCCCCTCGGTCGGTCCCCTGCCTCCGCCCGTTTCCCCGGGTCCTGAGCCCGAGCCGGCGACCGCCCCGGACGTCAAGTCTCCGCAGGCCACGGGCGGAGGGCCGGACGACCAGCGCACGGCGCAGGTACCGTTGCCGCCGCCGTCGGGCCGGCCGGGGCAGGGGGTGCCTCAGCCTCAGCCTCAGCCTCGGGGGCCGGTCGGGGCCGGTGGGCCGCCGGAGGACGAGTTCGAGCGGACGGTGGTGGATCGGCCGCGGGAGTACGACGCGCCCCCTCAGGGCCCTCCCCCTGAGGACCCCGGCGAGGACCGGACCATCGCGATCTCCCGTGACCAGTTCCCCTCCCCTCCCCCGCCGGGGCCGCAGGGCCGGGGGGCGGGGTCGAGCGAGGGGGCCACGGCGGCCTTCCCGACACCCGGCGGCCCGCCCGGTCCCGGAGGGCCTGGGGGCTTCGGACCCGGTGGGTCCGGTCCCGGAGGGGCCGGCGGCTATGGGACCGGCGGACCGGGGCCGGGAGGATCTGGAGACTTCGGAGCCAGGGGGCCCGGTCCCGGAGGGCCTGGAGCCGGTGGGCACGGGCCGGGAGGACCTGGAGACTTCGGGGCCGGCGGGCACGGTCCGGGAGGACCCGGAGACTTTGGGCCCGGTGGGCCTGGCCCCGGAGGACCCGAAGACTTCGGCGCCGGCGGGCCTGGCCCCGGAGGGCCTGGAGCCGGTGGGCCCGGGCCGGGAGGAGCTGGAAACTTCGGGGCCGGTGGGCACGGGCCCGGAGGGCCTGGAGGCTACGGAGCCGGTGGGCCCGGGCCGGGAGGGCCCGGAGACTTCGGGCCCGGTGGGCCTGGTCCCGGAGGGCCTGGGGGTTATGGGGTCGGTGGGCCCGGGCCGGGAGGGCCGTTGCCCGGTCCCGGCGGGGGGCCCGGTGCCGGCGGCAAGGGGAACAAGCGGCTGGTCGCGCTGGGCATCGGCGCCGGCATCGTGGTGATCGCGCTGGTCGGCGGGCTGATCCTCGGCATGCTGGGCGACGACGACGACGGGCCGGCCGTCCCGCCCAAGCCCACGACCCCGCAGGACTTCACACCCGTCAATGACGCCAGCGGCAAGATCAAGGTCTCCGTGCCCAGGGTGTGGCGGCCCTTGGCCCAACCGCCGACCTGGACCCCCTCGTCGGTGGGCCTGGCCGCCGACGCCCAGAGCAGGCCGGTGCTGCGCGCGACCTCCGGGACGTTCGAGCAGTTCCTCGACAGCGCCGCGCGGACGCCCGGGGTGTTCATCGGGCTGACGACCGACGGCGCGCGGGGCAAGCTGCCGCCGGCCCGGGTGTCCTCGCACGACCAGTGCACCAAGGGGCAGCCGGAGAGCTACACCAGCCCCGACAAGGCCCTCACCGGCACGATCACCCGCTACACCGCCTGCCGCACCGGCACGCCGACCGTCACCGAGGTCGGTCTGACCGACCGTTCGGGCCGGTTCGGGGCGTGGATCCGGGTCAAGGAGATCGACGACCGCCGGCTCACCACCCCGATCCTGAACACCCTGAAACTGGCCGCCCCCTGA
- a CDS encoding PadR family transcriptional regulator, producing MHRHDNDDEFRGREGRRRRDPFGPWGAPFGPGGPWGGGHGRGHGGRGRRMKRGNVRAAMLALLAERPMHGYEMIQELEGRTGGVWRPSPGSVYPTLQLLEDEGLVTSREQGGKRLFALTDTGREEAATHPVAPWEEVAEQAGDETLHAREAVGRMMGALQQVMVAGSEEQRARALDIVNDTRRRLYGILADDPSAE from the coding sequence ATGCACAGGCACGACAACGACGACGAGTTCCGGGGCCGGGAGGGGCGGCGACGCCGCGATCCCTTCGGCCCCTGGGGGGCACCGTTCGGACCGGGCGGACCCTGGGGCGGCGGCCACGGTCGGGGCCACGGCGGGCGCGGGCGGCGCATGAAGCGCGGCAACGTCCGGGCCGCGATGCTGGCGCTGCTGGCCGAGCGACCGATGCACGGCTACGAGATGATCCAGGAGCTGGAGGGGCGGACCGGCGGCGTCTGGCGGCCCAGTCCCGGCTCGGTCTATCCGACCCTGCAACTGCTCGAGGACGAGGGCCTGGTCACCAGCCGGGAGCAGGGCGGCAAGCGGCTGTTCGCGCTGACCGACACCGGCCGCGAGGAGGCCGCGACCCATCCCGTGGCGCCCTGGGAGGAGGTCGCCGAGCAGGCGGGCGACGAGACCCTGCACGCCCGCGAGGCCGTGGGCCGGATGATGGGGGCGCTGCAGCAGGTGATGGTCGCCGGCAGCGAGGAGCAGCGGGCGCGGGCGCTGGACATCGTCAACGACACAAGGCGCAGGCTGTACGGCATCCTCGCCGACGACCCCTCCGCCGAGTGA
- a CDS encoding serine/threonine protein kinase, with product MGEVRLTGRLGSGDRGIVYLGRTKEGLPVAVRVPPASGATPASGAPPADGIAAGRLVSPWTARVLAVSSEGGLTRLVSEYVPGPSLAEAVERDGPRSGAALHRLAVATIGGLADMHRAGLVHRDLRPGAVVLGPDGPRIVDVAVGGLVTIMSPAYRAPEQLAGGEVTPATDVFSWAAVMVFASCGRHPFGPPTDPSVVTRILREQPDLGLLAGRLHEIALRCLAKDPRDRPTAEDVVRWLRQAEQPMPPAIPRRPSDHRREIALPARRETPVPSVNSAETSIPAGTTAPEVPASTVPRNVPAIAGRSHALGSPGTDTSGIEVRIRGRASGRRAAASERRRGRAARRNSTVAGLLAGTVLVGSALIVWNSGVADSALGRSSGRLAGGPGGEAVPSRTGPAVEVETTHGYRYRLSAIGYDADPQAVPAGQSPPPGTAYLHADYVLSNPLEKPVLLDLYTADVFVKRARLPEGARGRCMWHNGVPEDMCTPPAKPRVLSRLSGGPPTGGAGGDRYMAPGASYVVRVGLDLPMEADLRPGDLRLYVWRQTYMADTLVKEIPFPR from the coding sequence ATGGGGGAAGTCCGCCTGACCGGCCGGCTCGGGTCCGGCGACCGGGGCATCGTCTATCTGGGACGGACGAAGGAGGGCCTGCCGGTGGCCGTCCGGGTGCCGCCCGCCTCCGGCGCGACACCCGCTTCCGGCGCGCCGCCGGCCGACGGGATCGCCGCCGGACGCCTCGTCTCGCCCTGGACGGCGCGGGTGTTGGCGGTGAGCTCCGAGGGCGGCCTGACACGCCTGGTCAGCGAGTACGTTCCCGGCCCCTCCCTGGCCGAGGCCGTCGAGCGGGACGGCCCCCGATCCGGCGCCGCCCTGCACCGGCTGGCCGTCGCGACCATCGGGGGACTCGCGGACATGCACCGCGCGGGCCTGGTCCATCGCGACCTCCGCCCCGGGGCCGTCGTGCTCGGGCCGGACGGCCCCCGGATCGTGGACGTCGCCGTCGGCGGCCTGGTCACGATCATGAGCCCGGCCTACCGGGCGCCCGAGCAACTGGCGGGCGGCGAGGTCACCCCCGCGACGGACGTGTTCTCCTGGGCCGCCGTCATGGTCTTCGCCTCCTGCGGCCGGCATCCCTTCGGCCCCCCGACGGACCCGTCCGTGGTGACGCGGATCCTGCGGGAACAGCCCGACCTCGGCCTCCTCGCCGGTCGCCTCCACGAGATCGCCCTGCGCTGCCTGGCCAAGGATCCCCGTGACCGCCCGACGGCGGAGGACGTCGTGCGCTGGCTCCGTCAGGCGGAGCAGCCGATGCCCCCGGCGATTCCCCGCCGCCCCAGTGACCACCGCCGGGAGATCGCCTTGCCCGCACGGCGTGAGACGCCCGTTCCCTCCGTGAACTCCGCGGAGACATCGATCCCCGCCGGGACGACCGCCCCCGAGGTCCCCGCGTCGACGGTGCCGCGGAACGTGCCGGCGATCGCCGGGCGTTCGCACGCGCTGGGGTCGCCCGGCACCGACACCAGCGGCATCGAGGTGCGCATCCGCGGCCGGGCGTCCGGACGCAGGGCCGCCGCGTCGGAACGGCGACGGGGACGGGCCGCGCGCCGGAACAGCACCGTCGCCGGGCTGCTCGCCGGCACCGTCCTGGTCGGATCGGCGCTGATCGTGTGGAACAGCGGGGTGGCCGACTCCGCGCTCGGACGCTCGTCCGGCCGGCTGGCGGGAGGCCCCGGCGGGGAGGCGGTGCCGTCGCGGACCGGTCCCGCCGTCGAGGTCGAGACGACCCACGGCTACCGGTACCGGCTGTCGGCGATCGGGTACGACGCCGACCCGCAGGCGGTGCCGGCCGGGCAGTCGCCCCCGCCCGGAACGGCGTACCTCCATGCCGACTACGTGCTGAGCAACCCGCTGGAGAAGCCCGTTCTGCTCGACCTCTACACGGCCGACGTGTTCGTCAAGCGCGCGAGGCTCCCGGAGGGGGCGCGCGGCCGGTGCATGTGGCACAACGGCGTTCCGGAGGACATGTGCACGCCGCCCGCCAAGCCGCGGGTGCTGTCCCGGTTGAGCGGCGGCCCGCCGACGGGGGGCGCCGGCGGTGACCGCTACATGGCGCCCGGCGCCTCGTACGTGGTCCGCGTGGGCCTCGACCTGCCCATGGAGGCGGATCTGCGGCCCGGCGACCTGAGGCTGTACGTCTGGAGGCAGACCTACATGGCCGACACGCTGGTCAAGGAGATCCCCTTCCCGCGTTAG
- the otsB gene encoding trehalose-phosphatase has product MTPSSANPSPDPSPNPLPIPLRAEGADGLAAIRKNPGEAVLAFDFDGTLAPIVEDPARARAHPGAAPALARLASSVGAVLIVTGRPAALAVEYGGLSAVDGLVVLGQYGVERWEAGELTVPEPPPGVAEARAKLPGVLAAVRAPEGVHVEDKGHALAVHTRRCAEPQVALDRLRGLMEALAERTGLQVEPGRYVLELRPPGMDKGVALRDYLAERAAPPSALLYAGDDLGDLAAFAMVDALRAEGVAGVKVCSGSTEVTALAEQADLVVDGPAGVVDLLERLIAVLS; this is encoded by the coding sequence GTGACTCCGTCCTCTGCGAACCCCTCTCCCGACCCCTCCCCGAACCCCCTGCCGATCCCCCTGAGGGCCGAAGGCGCGGACGGGCTGGCCGCGATCCGGAAGAACCCCGGCGAGGCCGTCCTCGCGTTCGACTTCGACGGGACCCTGGCGCCGATCGTCGAGGATCCGGCGCGGGCCCGCGCCCACCCCGGGGCCGCCCCCGCGCTGGCGAGGCTGGCCTCGTCCGTCGGCGCGGTGCTGATCGTCACCGGCCGGCCCGCCGCACTCGCCGTCGAGTACGGCGGGCTGTCCGCCGTGGACGGCCTCGTGGTGCTCGGCCAGTACGGCGTCGAACGCTGGGAGGCCGGCGAGCTGACCGTCCCCGAGCCGCCGCCCGGGGTGGCGGAGGCCCGCGCCAAGCTGCCCGGAGTGCTGGCGGCCGTCCGTGCGCCGGAGGGCGTTCACGTGGAGGACAAGGGCCACGCCCTCGCCGTCCACACCCGCCGCTGCGCCGAGCCCCAGGTGGCGCTCGACCGGCTGCGCGGTCTCATGGAGGCGCTGGCCGAACGCACCGGTCTCCAGGTCGAGCCGGGGCGGTACGTGCTGGAGCTGCGCCCGCCCGGCATGGACAAGGGCGTCGCTCTCCGTGACTACCTGGCCGAACGCGCGGCCCCGCCGTCCGCGCTCCTGTACGCGGGCGACGACCTCGGCGACCTGGCCGCCTTCGCCATGGTGGACGCCCTGCGCGCCGAGGGTGTCGCGGGGGTCAAGGTGTGCAGCGGCTCCACGGAGGTCACCGCCTTGGCCGAGCAGGCCGACCTCGTGGTGGACGGTCCCGCCGGGGTCGTCGATCTCCTGGAGCGGCTCATCGCCGTCCTGTCCTGA
- a CDS encoding DUF3263 domain-containing protein produces MDDGSALRPLNDDGPDDDDEAFPAGSLSERDRGILAFERQWWKHAGAKEQAIRERFDMSATRYYQLLNLLIDRPEALEHDPMLVKRLRRTRSERRRQRAARRLGIRP; encoded by the coding sequence ATGGACGATGGTTCAGCCCTGCGACCCCTGAACGACGATGGGCCGGATGACGACGACGAGGCGTTCCCGGCCGGTTCCCTGTCCGAACGCGACCGGGGCATCCTCGCCTTCGAACGGCAGTGGTGGAAGCACGCCGGCGCGAAGGAGCAGGCCATCCGCGAGCGGTTCGACATGTCGGCGACCCGCTACTACCAGTTGCTCAATCTCCTCATCGACCGCCCCGAGGCGCTGGAGCACGACCCCATGCTCGTGAAGCGCCTGCGCCGGACGCGTTCGGAGCGCCGTCGGCAGCGGGCCGCGCGCCGCCTCGGCATCCGGCCCTGA
- a CDS encoding SAM hydrolase/SAM-dependent halogenase family protein produces MAAYQYLTFLTDYGLEDGFVASCHGVAARISPGVRIIDITHLVPPGDVRRGAAVLAQTIPYLPPGVHVAVVDPGVGTIRRAVAVDAGERVFVGPDNGLLSWAVRAASPDGRVRAYELTNEDLWLHPVSATFHGRDIFTPVAAHLLAGTDVADVGRALEPDDLVTLPSPVRRLLEDAAEGEVLTIDRFGNAQLSVTADDLERLGIRADTAVAVSLGRRTHPVPFRRTFGSVPPGELVAFTDSARCVALAVNGGDAAQRLGLVPGAHVRIAPVA; encoded by the coding sequence GTGGCGGCCTATCAGTATCTGACGTTCCTCACCGACTACGGGCTCGAGGACGGATTCGTCGCGTCCTGCCATGGCGTGGCGGCCCGCATCTCACCCGGCGTGCGCATCATCGACATCACCCATCTGGTCCCGCCGGGCGACGTCCGGCGCGGGGCCGCCGTGCTCGCGCAGACGATCCCGTACCTGCCGCCCGGCGTGCACGTGGCGGTCGTGGATCCGGGTGTCGGCACCATCCGGCGGGCCGTCGCCGTGGACGCCGGTGAACGGGTCTTCGTGGGCCCCGACAACGGCCTGCTGTCGTGGGCGGTGCGCGCCGCCTCCCCCGACGGGCGCGTACGGGCGTACGAGCTGACGAACGAGGACCTGTGGCTGCATCCCGTCTCGGCCACGTTCCACGGGCGCGACATCTTCACGCCGGTGGCCGCGCACCTGCTGGCCGGGACGGACGTCGCCGACGTGGGACGTGCGCTGGAGCCCGACGATCTGGTGACGTTGCCGTCCCCCGTCCGACGCCTGCTGGAGGACGCGGCCGAGGGCGAGGTCCTCACCATCGACCGCTTCGGGAACGCGCAGCTCTCGGTGACCGCCGACGACCTCGAACGGCTCGGGATCCGCGCCGACACGGCGGTGGCCGTGTCGCTGGGCCGACGCACGCACCCGGTGCCGTTCCGGCGTACGTTCGGCTCCGTCCCGCCCGGGGAGCTCGTCGCCTTCACCGACTCGGCGCGCTGTGTGGCCCTCGCGGTCAACGGCGGCGACGCGGCGCAGCGCCTGGGGCTGGTGCCGGGCGCGCACGTGCGGATCGCCCCGGTCGCGTGA
- a CDS encoding SHOCT domain-containing protein yields MTMVTQLAAHPGPWRDGEAPAFWPVFPITFGLLWAAVLAGAVYLLYRRFGGPGGVRPAARGATTAAADPLAGARAILAERFARGEIDEDEYHLRMSALRQDV; encoded by the coding sequence ATGACCATGGTGACGCAGTTGGCGGCCCATCCGGGGCCGTGGCGGGACGGCGAGGCGCCCGCGTTCTGGCCGGTGTTCCCGATCACGTTCGGACTGTTGTGGGCGGCGGTGCTGGCCGGTGCCGTCTACCTCTTGTACCGGCGTTTCGGGGGGCCGGGGGGTGTCCGCCCGGCCGCCCGCGGGGCGACGACGGCGGCCGCCGATCCGCTGGCCGGGGCGCGGGCGATCCTGGCCGAACGGTTCGCCCGCGGTGAGATCGACGAGGACGAGTACCACCTGCGCATGTCCGCCCTCCGTCAGGACGTGTGA
- a CDS encoding S8 family serine peptidase gives MTRITAGLALTALVSAAAVPLVLLPDSATGPYRPGQTRDPATGALRAASRADAVRSRQWHMDAMRVPRVWRWGRGKHVTIAVLDTGVDARHRDLTGQVVTGPDFTGGTRRAGDRYWGGHGTAMASIIAGHGNGPGASSGVLGIAPQAKILSIRVTWENDDPMRRSGTLANRNRDAVAKGIRYAVDHGADIINMSLGGGRAYYNGNSTEEQAIRYALSKGVVLIASAGNDGKGPNRKNFPAAYPGVIAVGALTRHLRIWPDTNRNAYVSVCAPGVDIISAAPGNRYVLGTGTSPSSAIVAGVAALIRARYPKLTPAQVRESLVRGSVKRAASGSAAGSPTTSRTCSRSLDAVRAVTAAHRINGAAHGESAVRTPEPSPPPPTAEAPDEGSNPLLWGILGGGGVLVVTGMLLGWRQRRRPEPEDVYGPPPEPPREYEPATMGVGMPYEPDTKVAPFAAPPWESPAHPGTEWDASPTDSRSLSAPQPFSAPSDPDGAPGPALEADPASGAWSPRPDLHLPPLEPTGNGHTNGNGNGHAPLDPRALHPFAPDAAEPQPPQHFGNGTAAPPPGPQHPRHADTAPQVVDPLDAAAPWGFDPQAPDPLASAAQGADRPGVAPESANPLEPGPWDTDPPRNGPPGTGSQGVDPLGTGPVPPVADTPLAQESWRSVRGGWGDDPFPSEPGAPEASEAGPYVDPGSITAPFSAVGGTNIAWEGTGREPPEPVVDGPFRVSDDDLATHAFPAVDPLMPDEGDAFDTGRAGRAEDDDQRPSWW, from the coding sequence GTGACCCGGATCACCGCGGGGCTCGCCCTGACCGCGCTGGTGTCGGCCGCCGCCGTTCCCCTGGTGCTGCTCCCCGATTCCGCCACCGGTCCGTACCGTCCCGGCCAGACCCGGGACCCGGCGACGGGGGCCCTGCGCGCCGCCTCCCGTGCCGACGCCGTCCGCTCGCGCCAGTGGCATATGGACGCGATGCGCGTTCCCCGGGTCTGGAGGTGGGGGCGCGGCAAGCACGTCACCATCGCGGTCCTCGACACGGGAGTGGACGCCCGGCACCGCGACCTGACCGGCCAGGTCGTCACGGGGCCCGACTTCACCGGGGGCACCCGCAGGGCGGGGGACCGGTACTGGGGCGGGCACGGCACCGCGATGGCGAGCATCATCGCCGGCCACGGCAACGGCCCCGGCGCCTCGTCCGGCGTCCTGGGCATCGCGCCCCAGGCCAAGATCCTCTCCATCCGGGTGACGTGGGAGAACGACGACCCGATGCGGCGGAGCGGCACCCTGGCCAACCGCAACCGCGACGCCGTCGCCAAGGGCATCCGGTACGCCGTCGACCACGGCGCCGACATCATCAACATGTCGCTGGGCGGCGGCCGGGCGTACTACAACGGCAACTCGACCGAGGAACAGGCGATCCGGTACGCCCTGTCCAAGGGCGTGGTCCTGATCGCCTCGGCGGGCAACGACGGCAAGGGCCCCAACCGCAAGAACTTCCCCGCCGCGTACCCCGGGGTGATCGCCGTCGGCGCGCTGACGCGGCACCTGCGGATCTGGCCCGACACCAACCGCAACGCGTACGTGTCCGTGTGCGCCCCCGGCGTGGACATCATCAGCGCCGCCCCCGGCAACCGGTACGTGTTGGGCACGGGCACCAGCCCGTCGTCGGCCATCGTCGCCGGAGTCGCCGCGCTCATCAGGGCGCGCTACCCGAAGCTGACCCCGGCCCAGGTCAGGGAGTCGCTCGTCCGAGGTTCGGTCAAACGCGCCGCATCGGGGTCGGCGGCCGGGAGCCCCACGACGAGCCGCACCTGCTCCAGGTCGTTGGACGCCGTCCGCGCCGTCACCGCCGCACACCGCATCAACGGCGCCGCCCACGGCGAGTCCGCCGTCCGCACTCCCGAGCCGTCCCCGCCGCCCCCGACCGCCGAGGCCCCCGACGAGGGCTCCAACCCGCTGCTGTGGGGCATCCTCGGCGGCGGAGGCGTGCTGGTGGTCACCGGGATGCTGCTCGGCTGGCGCCAGCGACGCCGCCCCGAGCCCGAGGACGTCTACGGCCCTCCGCCGGAGCCGCCCCGGGAGTACGAGCCCGCCACCATGGGGGTCGGCATGCCGTACGAGCCCGACACCAAGGTCGCCCCCTTCGCCGCACCGCCGTGGGAGAGCCCGGCCCACCCGGGTACGGAGTGGGACGCGAGCCCTACCGACTCCCGCTCCTTGAGCGCCCCGCAGCCTTTCTCGGCCCCGTCCGACCCCGACGGCGCCCCGGGCCCGGCCCTGGAGGCGGACCCGGCCTCGGGCGCCTGGTCACCGCGCCCCGACCTGCACCTGCCCCCCTTGGAGCCCACCGGCAACGGCCACACGAACGGCAACGGCAACGGCCACGCCCCCCTGGACCCGAGGGCCCTGCACCCGTTCGCTCCGGACGCCGCTGAACCGCAGCCCCCCCAACACTTCGGGAACGGGACCGCAGCCCCACCCCCCGGCCCCCAGCACCCGCGCCACGCGGACACCGCCCCGCAGGTCGTCGACCCCTTGGACGCCGCCGCCCCCTGGGGCTTCGACCCGCAGGCCCCCGATCCCCTGGCCTCGGCCGCGCAGGGTGCCGACCGCCCGGGCGTCGCACCGGAGAGCGCCAATCCCTTGGAGCCCGGCCCTTGGGACACCGACCCCCCACGCAACGGCCCCCCGGGTACCGGTTCGCAGGGTGTCGACCCCCTGGGTACGGGGCCGGTGCCGCCCGTTGCGGACACGCCGTTGGCTCAGGAGAGTTGGCGCAGTGTGCGCGGGGGATGGGGCGATGACCCGTTCCCCTCCGAGCCCGGCGCGCCCGAGGCTTCGGAGGCGGGGCCGTACGTGGATCCCGGGTCGATCACCGCGCCGTTCAGCGCCGTGGGCGGCACGAACATCGCGTGGGAGGGCACCGGGCGGGAGCCCCCGGAGCCGGTGGTGGACGGTCCGTTCCGGGTGAGCGACGACGATCTCGCGACGCACGCGTTCCCGGCCGTCGATCCGCTGATGCCGGACGAGGGCGACGCCTTCGACACCGGGCGGGCGGGGCGGGCCGAGGACGACGATCAGCGGCCGTCGTGGTGGTAG
- a CDS encoding YybH family protein produces the protein MTATAEDRIRTLIERWAEAVHSGDMDGVLADHAEDIVMFDVPPPFEGVRGIAEYRATWPPFFEWQANGAAFEIESLDVTAGDDVAFAHALLRCGTAEELAADPATRLRLTLGLCHEDGRWVVTHEHHSFPLTETPSSVGDV, from the coding sequence ATGACCGCAACCGCTGAAGACCGGATCCGCACCCTGATAGAGCGCTGGGCCGAGGCCGTGCACTCAGGTGACATGGACGGGGTCCTCGCCGACCACGCCGAGGACATCGTGATGTTCGACGTCCCGCCGCCGTTCGAGGGCGTTCGCGGCATCGCGGAGTACCGCGCGACGTGGCCCCCGTTCTTTGAGTGGCAGGCGAACGGCGCCGCGTTCGAGATCGAGTCGCTCGATGTCACCGCCGGCGACGACGTCGCGTTCGCGCACGCTCTGCTGCGTTGCGGCACCGCCGAAGAACTCGCCGCCGACCCGGCCACCCGCCTGCGGTTGACACTCGGCTTGTGCCACGAGGACGGCCGGTGGGTCGTCACGCATGAGCACCATTCGTTCCCGCTCACCGAAACGCCGTCATCCGTAGGGGACGTCTAG